One genomic region from Papaver somniferum cultivar HN1 unplaced genomic scaffold, ASM357369v1 unplaced-scaffold_103, whole genome shotgun sequence encodes:
- the LOC113327548 gene encoding uncharacterized protein LOC113327548: MLVRHFDNQYNAGPITIDLNLFNNFLPRISSNRCMELMRPPSNEEIHKALLSIGSEKAPGPDGYTSKFFKEYWDLTNPQIFELVHNFFENVELYAPFNHTTITLIPKNDAPSNPNEFRPIGLCNVVYKIISKLLADRLRPILQFMIIPYQSAFVPNRAIHDNIDIATELFHHIRQSASTNNPKIALKLDIKKAYDSLDWGFIRLSLKALGFPPKFIDHIMVCITTVNYSVNVNESLHGKIIPKRGLRQGDPLSLYIFILCAEILSTNLARLEEEGKMKRLKISNNNLPILHLMYADDLLITCAADTETCNNLNSILHSYTTSAGQLINTQKSVLIHHPHLNTNSLERLKNSFNIPTTPNPPKYLGICFKEGRNSSQIFAQLLQRMERKAKGWISKCVNQAGRRMLINTSLIPTANHVMQTRLLPVHVHQKMDKIARNFFWGHESDTRKLHVLGREKLNLPIGKGRLGIRNTRKHNFALLGKRVWQIHSEPNTICNRMFRDKYLQHQSIIRPMQKPPDSTSASWKNIHKVADFVQRNTAVRLGDGNSTTIKENWIPGITNVNIPTTVENDLRILQTLKANFPQKIRLFLWKVIHHGLTTFESLHRRNITSTATCPICNQHRESTQHCLSECNEAIQVWNLLGEHINRGYSSQNPYNGLRLPPHPAPNIIFQHTFGKQQAVHRHQINTATRTSIRTNVPFNPPRNFNEFIKKAETKTEFTICCYTIWNIWLARNDRGYNNKVQSLRQTLQISLLLSQEFEWATKHKLHQVTEAAQQQTNRRNDRPSNIVWVKWTPPPPNWMKVNTDGASKGETDGAPKFAGAGWICRNPQGKVVMAMATPLGIANALVVETWAFLLATRTSVQKNWVQIHFEADSKTLVSLINGKEATTTPWIIHTMIKEIQSHLQQIGSYTITHIYREMNQAADGWANLANQQQIQFLFWEEEENDLTMCSTRRNKIHLWFLDAFNYAIAIKMDLLNLISKEWEAERGQGITYM, encoded by the exons ATGTTGGTGAGACATTTTGATAATCAGTACAATGCAGGACCAATAACAATTGATTTGAATCTTTTTAACAACTTTCTACCAAGAATCTCGAGCAATAGATGCATGGAACTCATGAGGCCACCGTCAAATGAGGAAATCCACAAAGCCCTACTAAGCATTGGCTCTGAGAAGGCACCGGGCCCGGATGGTTacacaagtaagtttttcaagGAATACTGGGACTTAACCAACCCACAAATTTTTGAGTTAGTCCATAATTTCTTTGAGAACGTAGAACTATATGCACCTTTTAATCATACAACCATCACTTTAATCCCCAAAAATGATGCACCTTCAAACCCAAATGAGttcagaccaattggtctctGCAATGTGGTCTACAAGATTATCTCAAAGCTTCTTGCTGATAGATTAAGACCTATCCTCCAATTCATGATCATCCCATACCAGAGTGCCTTTGTTCCGAATAGGGCCATACATGATAATATTGATATCGCAACAGAACTGTTCCACCACATTCGACAATCGGCCAGTACCAACAACCCCAAGATTGCTCTGAAATTAGACATTAAAAAAGCTTATGACAGCCTCGACTGGGGTTTCATCAGACTCTCTTTGAAAGCTCTTGGATTTCCACCAAAATTCATTGATCATATTATGGTGTGCATCACAACGGTGAATTACTCGGTAAATGTTAACGAATCTCTACATGGTAAGATTATACCCAAAAGGGGTCTCAGACAAGGGGACCCCTTGTCCCTTTACATCTTCATCCTTTGTGCAGAGATATTATCAACAAATTTGGCGAGATTGGAAGAGGAAGGCAAGATGAAACGTCTGAAAATTTCGAACAACAATCTTCCTATACTTCACCTCATGTATGCTGATGACCTACTGATAACTTGTGCCGCGGATACGGAAACTTGCAACAACCTCAATAGCATCCTTCATTCGTATACCACTTCGGCAGGGCAATTAATAAACACCCAAAAATCTGTCCTCATCCACCACCCACACCTGAACACAAATTCCTTAGAAAGACTGAAAAATTCCTTCAACATTCCTACAACTCCCAACCCTCCAAAATATTTGGGAATCTGTTTCAAAGAAGGGAGgaattcttcacaaatctttGCTCAACTTCTACAAAGAATGGAACGAAAGGCTAAGGGATGGATCTCAAAATGCGTCAACCAGGCGGGCAGACGGATGCTCATCAATACATCACTAATCCCCACTGCAAATCATGTAATGCAAACCAGGCTCCTTCCAGTCCATGTGCACCAGAAAATGGATAAGATTGCAAGGAATTTCTTCTGGGGACATGAGAGCGACACCAGGAAACTACATGTATTGGGTAGAGAAAAACTAAATCTTCCGATAGGCAAGGGCAGACTAGGCATCAGAAACACAAGAAAACATAATTTTGCGCTTTTGGGCAAAAGAGTTTGGCAAATCCATTCGGAGCCAAACACCATCTGCAACCGCATGTTCAGAGATAAGTATCTTCAACATCAATCAATCATTAGGCCCATGCAAAAACCACCAGACTCTACTAGTGCGTCTTGGAAAAACATTCATAAGGTGGCGGATTTCGTTCAACGGAACACTGCTGTCAGACTGGGGGATGGAAACTCCACAACAATCAAGGAGAATTGGATACCTGGGATTACCAACGTGAATATCCCAACAACTGTGGAAAATGATTTG AGAATACTACAAACTTTGAAAGCAAATTTCCCCCAGAAAATCAGGCTTTTCCTATGGAAAGTCATCCATCATGGTTTAACAACCTTCGAATCTCTTCATAGACGCAATATCACTAGCACGGCTACTTGCCCAATCTGCAACCAGCACCGAGAATCGACTCAACACTGCCTTTCCGAATGCAACGAAGCAATACAAGTCTGGAATCTGCTAGGTGAACACATCAATAGAGGATACAGTTCACAAAACCCATACAATGGACTGCGGCTCCCACCACACCCAGCACCAAATATTATTTTCCAACATACTTTTGGAAAACAACAAGCAGTACACAGACATCAAATAAACACAGCTACAAGGACTTCTATACGCACTAACGTTCCTTTCAACCCTCCAAGAAATTTCAATGAGTTCATAAAGAAAGCAGAAACAAAAACAGAGTTCACTATCTGCTGCTACACCATTTGGAATATCTGGCTGGCAAGAAATGATAGAGGCTACAATAACAAGGTCCAATCCCTAAGGCAAACTCTCCAGATTTCTCTACTTCTTAGCCAAGAATTCGAGTGGGCAACAAAACATAAACTTCACCAGGTCACAGAGGCGGCACAGCAACAAACAAATCGACGCAACGACCGGCCATCTAATATTGTATGGGTAAAAtggacaccaccaccaccaaactgGATGAAAGTCAACACTGATGGTGCTAGTAAAGGGGAAACAGATGGAGCTCCGAAATTTGCAGGTGCAGGTTGGATCTGTAGGAATCCACAAGGAAAGGTGGttatggccatggctacgccccTGGGCATAGCAAATGCACTAGTAGTTGAAACATGGGCCTTCCTACTGGCAACAAGAACTTCGGTTCAAAAAAACTGGGTCCAAATTCATTTCGAAGCGGACTCAAAGACGCTGGTTAGCCTTATCAATGGAAAAGAGGCCACAACAACACCATGGATCATCCACACTATGATCAAGGAAATCCAAAGCCATCTACAACAAATTGGATCCTACACTATCACTCACATCTACCGAGAAATGAATCAAGCTGCAGATGGATGGGCGAACCTTGCGAACCAACAACAAATACAG